A single genomic interval of Streptomyces sp. BA2 harbors:
- a CDS encoding glycosyltransferase family 4 protein: MRVVIVTESFPPDVNGVAHCALQTARQLAARGHDPLVIAPAPAAGADAAADASAPCPVIRVPSLPLPGYPQVRVALPSRRLSAALSAHRAEVVHLASPFVLGVRGMAAAARLGIPAVAVYQTDLGGYARTYMGMGESTAWRRIRAVHAAADRTLAPSSAALRDLVTHGVPRVRLWPRGVDTARFGPSLRDEAVRRELAPNGELIVGYVGRLAPEKQVELLAGVCALEGVRLVVVGDGPSEASVRAALPGAVMLGRRTGSELARIFASLDLFVHTGPYETFCQTVQEAMASGVPVVAPAAGGPLDLVLPGRTGVLVPPQDALAVRDAVWALAADPGLRAAYGRAGRAAVEGRTWEAVGEQLVDHYAEVLAARTAVAA; this comes from the coding sequence ATGCGTGTCGTCATCGTCACCGAATCCTTCCCTCCCGACGTCAACGGCGTGGCGCACTGCGCCCTGCAGACCGCCCGGCAGCTCGCCGCCCGCGGTCACGACCCCCTGGTCATCGCCCCGGCCCCCGCGGCTGGGGCGGACGCCGCAGCCGATGCCAGTGCGCCCTGCCCCGTCATCCGCGTCCCCTCCCTGCCCCTTCCCGGATATCCGCAGGTCAGGGTGGCGCTGCCCAGCCGCCGGCTGTCGGCTGCGCTGAGCGCGCACCGGGCCGAAGTCGTCCATCTGGCCAGCCCGTTCGTCCTCGGCGTGCGCGGCATGGCGGCCGCCGCGCGCCTGGGCATACCCGCCGTCGCCGTCTACCAGACGGATCTGGGCGGCTACGCCCGTACGTACATGGGGATGGGGGAGTCCACAGCCTGGCGCCGCATCCGCGCCGTCCACGCCGCGGCCGACCGCACCCTCGCCCCGTCATCCGCCGCCCTGCGCGATCTCGTGACGCACGGGGTGCCACGGGTGCGGCTGTGGCCACGCGGTGTGGACACCGCCCGGTTCGGGCCCTCCCTTCGGGATGAGGCGGTACGCCGTGAACTGGCGCCGAACGGTGAGCTGATCGTCGGCTACGTAGGGCGTCTCGCTCCCGAGAAGCAGGTCGAACTCCTTGCCGGGGTGTGCGCCCTGGAAGGCGTGCGGCTCGTCGTCGTCGGCGACGGGCCCAGCGAGGCCTCCGTGCGGGCGGCCCTGCCGGGCGCCGTCATGCTGGGGCGCCGCACCGGGAGCGAACTCGCCCGGATCTTCGCCTCGTTGGACCTCTTCGTGCACACCGGCCCCTACGAGACGTTCTGCCAGACCGTGCAGGAGGCCATGGCCAGCGGTGTGCCGGTGGTCGCGCCCGCCGCGGGAGGACCGCTCGACCTCGTCCTGCCCGGCCGCACCGGAGTCCTGGTGCCGCCCCAGGACGCCCTCGCGGTCCGTGACGCGGTCTGGGCGCTCGCCGCCGATCCGGGGCTGCGCGCCGCGTACGGCAGGGCCGGGCGCGCGGCCGTCGAGGGGCGGACCTGGGAGGCGGTGGGCGAGCAGCTCGTCGACCACTACGCCGAGGTGCTCGCCGCGCGGACGGCGGTGGCGGCATGA
- a CDS encoding HEAT repeat domain-containing protein: protein MFDPVIAPSGTLLGLLQRGRGDGTLHALTAPRSEALAALETCVLHDPRHDWQVENRSLYYARLYLDLRGGIEEIERHLFDAEDVLNTDDSRTGLALAVLGHLASYGRHDALELLRRYAAFGANWAWALDELALRDDDAGLRALAVPVLARFPSDAEGEAELAAAVRDAYEPRPWRLWEEDPRDAVGKRVRAAREQGSFDRWQRQMRPSGPRPGWSVQAVFDWAQEGLERGAVLHVPAARCLSAVAGPDDRAEILEAARNGSDGARGTALRYLADAHDPDVFNLIEFGVESPSRAVVDAAAEAFERMRSVAAVERARRWVQRPDALGAAAGRVLACRGGAQDSKLVLAALREAVRGEGPDAPTLWTLVDGAGRLGIACAAPVLRHVYRETASSHLRGRAARALAATDPSFAAGFAVECLWDCEESTREVAARHAETGDARVVTQLRRLAADPAEEDEVQTAVRSRIGPDAAEV, encoded by the coding sequence ATGTTCGATCCGGTCATAGCGCCCAGCGGTACGCTGCTCGGCCTGCTGCAGCGGGGCCGCGGCGACGGCACGCTGCACGCACTCACCGCACCCCGCTCAGAGGCGCTCGCCGCCCTCGAGACCTGCGTGCTCCACGACCCACGCCACGACTGGCAGGTGGAGAACCGCTCCCTCTACTACGCCCGCCTCTACCTCGATCTCCGCGGCGGGATCGAGGAGATCGAGCGGCATCTCTTCGATGCCGAGGACGTCCTGAACACGGACGACTCACGCACCGGGCTCGCGCTCGCGGTCCTGGGGCACCTCGCCTCGTACGGCAGGCACGACGCCCTCGAACTGCTGCGGCGGTACGCGGCGTTCGGCGCCAACTGGGCCTGGGCCCTGGACGAACTGGCGCTGCGGGACGACGACGCGGGCCTGCGGGCCCTCGCCGTGCCCGTGCTCGCCAGATTCCCCTCGGACGCGGAGGGCGAGGCCGAACTGGCCGCCGCCGTGCGCGACGCCTACGAACCACGGCCCTGGCGGCTGTGGGAGGAGGACCCCCGGGATGCCGTCGGCAAGCGCGTGAGAGCCGCACGGGAACAGGGCTCCTTCGACCGCTGGCAGCGACAGATGCGGCCATCGGGGCCACGTCCCGGCTGGAGCGTCCAGGCCGTCTTCGACTGGGCACAGGAAGGGCTCGAACGCGGCGCCGTCCTGCACGTGCCCGCCGCCCGCTGCCTGAGCGCGGTCGCCGGGCCCGACGACCGCGCCGAGATCCTGGAAGCCGCCCGCAACGGCTCCGACGGGGCGCGCGGCACGGCCCTGCGCTACCTCGCCGACGCCCACGATCCCGATGTGTTCAACCTGATCGAGTTCGGGGTGGAGAGCCCGTCACGGGCCGTCGTGGACGCCGCGGCCGAGGCCTTCGAGCGGATGCGCAGCGTCGCCGCCGTGGAGCGGGCCCGCCGCTGGGTCCAGCGGCCCGACGCGCTCGGCGCCGCCGCCGGACGGGTGCTCGCCTGCAGAGGCGGCGCCCAGGACAGCAAGCTCGTGCTCGCCGCGCTCCGCGAAGCCGTCCGCGGCGAAGGCCCGGACGCGCCGACCCTCTGGACACTCGTCGACGGCGCCGGACGGCTCGGCATCGCCTGCGCGGCCCCCGTCCTTCGCCACGTCTACCGCGAGACCGCCTCGTCCCACCTGCGCGGCCGCGCGGCCCGCGCGCTCGCCGCCACCGACCCCTCCTTCGCCGCCGGATTCGCCGTCGAATGCCTGTGGGACTGCGAGGAGTCCACCCGCGAGGTCGCCGCACGGCACGCCGAGACCGGCGACGCCCGCGTGGTCACCCAGCTCAGAAGGCTCGCCGCTGACCCCGCCGAGGAGGACGAGGTACAGACGGCGGTACGGAGCAGAATCGGCCCCGACGCGGCCGAGGTATAG
- a CDS encoding ankyrin repeat domain-containing protein has translation MSEAPDPEVVELATKIFDLARQGDTAALAAYVDAGVPANLTNDSGDSLVMLAAYHGHADAVRALLERGGDANRANDRGQTPLAGAVFKGEDAVIRALLDGGADPAAGTPSAVDTARMFAKTELLELFGAA, from the coding sequence ATGAGCGAAGCCCCCGACCCGGAAGTCGTGGAGCTGGCGACCAAGATCTTCGATCTGGCGCGCCAGGGCGACACCGCGGCCCTCGCCGCGTACGTGGACGCCGGCGTTCCGGCCAACCTCACGAACGACAGCGGCGACTCGCTCGTGATGCTCGCCGCCTACCACGGCCACGCGGACGCCGTCCGCGCCCTCCTGGAGCGGGGCGGTGACGCCAACCGTGCCAACGACCGGGGGCAGACTCCGCTCGCGGGCGCCGTCTTCAAGGGCGAGGACGCCGTGATCCGGGCGCTGCTCGACGGAGGCGCGGATCCTGCCGCGGGCACGCCGTCGGCGGTGGACACCGCCAGGATGTTCGCCAAGACGGAGCTGCTCGAGCTGTTCGGAGCCGCCTGA
- a CDS encoding SCO1417 family MocR-like transcription factor, giving the protein MAQWTSAVGSTQLARLLTSQQTRPAGPGTRRPPAYRALADGIRMLVLEGRVPVAARLPAERELAASLVVSRTTVAAAYEALRAEGFLESRRGAGSWTAVPAGNPLPARGLEPLPPEALGSMIDLGCAALPAPEPWLTRAVQGALEELPPYAHTHGDFPAGLPALRQMLAERYTARGIPTMPEQIMVTTGAMGAIDAICHLFAPRGERIAVESPSYANILQLMRETGARLVPVAMSEGLEGWDMDRWRQVLRDAAPRLAYVVADFHNPTGALADEDQRRKLVDAARSAGTVLVVDETMIELQLDDDLTMPRPVCGFDPAGSTVITVGSASKAFWAGMRIGWVRAAPDVIRSLISARAYADLGTPVLEQLAVNWLLSTGGWESAVQVRRAQARENRDALVAAVRRELPGWEFAVPAGGLTLWARAGGLSGSRLAEVGERVGVRVPSGPRFGVDGAFEGYVRLPFTVGGAVAEEAAVRLAAAARLVETGAGAGVETPRAFVA; this is encoded by the coding sequence ATGGCTCAGTGGACTTCGGCGGTGGGCTCGACACAGCTCGCCCGGCTGCTCACCTCTCAGCAGACGCGCCCCGCGGGCCCCGGCACGCGCCGCCCGCCCGCCTACCGCGCCCTCGCCGACGGCATCCGCATGCTCGTCCTCGAAGGCCGCGTCCCGGTCGCCGCGCGGCTGCCCGCCGAGCGCGAACTGGCCGCCTCCCTCGTCGTCAGCCGGACCACGGTCGCGGCCGCGTACGAAGCGCTGCGCGCCGAAGGCTTCCTGGAGTCCCGCAGGGGAGCGGGCAGTTGGACCGCAGTCCCGGCCGGCAACCCCCTGCCCGCGCGCGGCCTTGAACCCCTGCCGCCCGAGGCGCTCGGCTCCATGATCGACCTGGGCTGCGCGGCACTGCCCGCCCCGGAGCCCTGGCTCACCCGCGCCGTCCAGGGCGCCCTGGAGGAACTGCCTCCGTACGCGCACACGCACGGCGACTTCCCGGCAGGGCTGCCCGCGCTGCGCCAGATGCTCGCCGAGCGCTACACCGCACGCGGCATCCCGACGATGCCCGAACAGATCATGGTCACGACCGGCGCGATGGGCGCCATCGACGCGATCTGCCACCTGTTCGCACCGCGCGGCGAACGCATCGCGGTCGAGTCCCCGTCGTACGCCAACATCCTCCAGCTCATGCGCGAGACGGGCGCCCGCCTGGTCCCCGTCGCCATGTCCGAGGGGCTCGAAGGCTGGGACATGGACCGCTGGCGGCAGGTGCTGCGCGACGCGGCGCCCCGGCTCGCCTACGTGGTCGCGGACTTCCACAACCCCACGGGCGCGCTCGCCGACGAGGACCAGAGGCGCAAGCTCGTCGACGCCGCGCGCTCCGCGGGAACGGTCCTCGTCGTCGACGAGACCATGATCGAGCTTCAGCTCGACGACGACCTGACGATGCCGCGCCCCGTCTGCGGCTTCGACCCCGCGGGCTCGACCGTCATCACCGTCGGCTCGGCCAGCAAGGCCTTCTGGGCGGGCATGCGCATCGGCTGGGTGCGGGCCGCGCCCGACGTGATCCGCAGCCTGATCTCGGCGCGCGCGTACGCCGACCTGGGCACCCCCGTACTGGAACAGCTGGCCGTGAACTGGCTCCTGAGCACCGGCGGCTGGGAGTCGGCCGTGCAGGTGCGCAGGGCCCAGGCCCGCGAGAACCGCGACGCGTTGGTCGCCGCCGTCCGCCGCGAGTTGCCCGGCTGGGAGTTCGCGGTACCGGCGGGCGGCCTCACCCTGTGGGCGCGCGCGGGCGGCCTCTCCGGCTCCCGCCTCGCCGAGGTGGGCGAGCGGGTGGGGGTCAGGGTCCCGTCAGGGCCGCGCTTCGGCGTGGACGGAGCCTTCGAGGGGTATGTGCGGCTGCCGTTCACCGTGGGAGGCGCGGTGGCCGAAGAGGCGGCGGTGCGCCTGGCCGCGGCCGCGCGTCTGGTGGAGACAGGGGCCGGTGCGGGCGTGGAGACGCCGAGGGCCTTCGTGGCCTGA
- the yczE gene encoding membrane protein YczE yields MRQATTTSRGDLLSTTKPHLTRRLIQLYVGLTLYGASSGLLVVAGLGLEPWNVLHQGLAELTGMSIGVVSIFIGAAVLLLWIPLRQRPGLGTVSNVFVVGLAMDGTLALMPDVHALGGRIPLLVAGIVLNGVATGLYIAAKFGPGPRDGLMTGLHQRTGRSIRMMRTLVEVAVVATGFAFGGTVGIGTVLYALAIGPLAQFFLRFFAVPAPSGGGVVAAGGQPEQAILQR; encoded by the coding sequence ATGCGTCAGGCCACTACCACCAGCAGGGGGGACCTCTTGTCCACGACGAAGCCACACCTCACACGTCGGCTCATCCAGCTGTACGTCGGCCTGACGCTCTACGGCGCGAGCTCCGGGCTCCTGGTGGTGGCCGGGCTCGGCCTCGAACCGTGGAACGTGCTGCATCAGGGCCTCGCCGAGCTGACGGGGATGTCCATCGGCGTCGTCTCGATCTTCATCGGCGCCGCGGTGCTTCTCCTGTGGATCCCGCTGCGGCAGCGCCCCGGCCTGGGCACCGTCTCCAACGTCTTCGTCGTCGGCCTGGCCATGGACGGCACCCTCGCGCTGATGCCGGACGTGCACGCGCTCGGCGGCCGCATCCCGCTCCTCGTGGCGGGGATCGTCCTGAACGGCGTGGCGACCGGGCTCTACATCGCGGCGAAGTTCGGGCCAGGCCCCCGGGACGGCCTGATGACGGGCCTTCATCAGCGCACCGGCCGCTCGATCCGGATGATGCGGACGCTGGTCGAGGTGGCCGTGGTCGCCACCGGCTTCGCGTTCGGCGGCACGGTGGGCATCGGTACGGTCCTGTACGCGCTGGCGATCGGCCCGCTGGCCCAGTTCTTCCTGCGCTTCTTCGCCGTCCCCGCTCCATCCGGGGGAGGCGTCGTGGCTGCCGGCGGTCAACCGGAGCAGGCGATACTGCAGCGGTGA
- a CDS encoding glycerophosphodiester phosphodiesterase family protein, producing MTTRVRHPYLDHPGPLAFAHRGGAADGLENTAAAFRRAVGLGYRYIETDVHATSDGRLVAFHDATLDRVTDAAGQIADLPWSAVRHARVAGSEPVPLFEELLESFPDARWNVDVKAEPALLPLMDLLRRTGAWDRVCVGSFSEARVARAQRLAGPRLATSFGTRGVAALRLNSYGVPAVVRRSAVCAQVPETHGAIRVVDHRFVRAAHARGLQVHVWTVNDAERMAALLDLGVDGIISDHIETLREVLKDRGAWA from the coding sequence GTGACCACGCGCGTACGCCATCCCTATCTCGACCATCCCGGCCCGCTCGCCTTCGCCCATCGCGGCGGGGCGGCGGACGGCCTGGAGAACACCGCCGCCGCGTTCCGGCGCGCGGTCGGCCTGGGGTACCGCTACATCGAGACGGATGTGCACGCCACGTCGGACGGCCGCCTCGTGGCCTTCCACGACGCGACGCTCGACCGGGTGACGGACGCGGCCGGGCAGATCGCCGACCTCCCGTGGAGCGCCGTGCGCCACGCGCGCGTGGCGGGCAGTGAGCCGGTGCCCCTCTTCGAAGAGCTCCTGGAGTCCTTCCCCGACGCCCGCTGGAACGTGGACGTCAAGGCCGAGCCCGCCCTGCTCCCGCTCATGGACCTGCTGCGCCGCACCGGTGCCTGGGACCGCGTGTGCGTCGGCTCGTTCTCCGAGGCTCGTGTGGCAAGGGCACAGCGGCTCGCAGGCCCGCGACTCGCCACCTCGTTCGGCACGCGCGGCGTGGCGGCCCTGCGGCTGAACTCGTACGGCGTCCCCGCCGTCGTGCGCCGCTCCGCGGTGTGCGCGCAGGTGCCCGAGACGCACGGCGCGATCAGGGTGGTGGACCACCGCTTCGTCCGCGCGGCCCACGCGCGCGGGCTTCAGGTGCACGTGTGGACGGTCAACGACGCCGAACGCATGGCCGCTCTTCTCGACCTCGGTGTAGATGGCATCATCTCTGATCACATCGAGACGCTGCGCGAAGTGCTGAAGGACCGGGGAGCCTGGGCCTGA
- a CDS encoding MFS transporter — MGTDTVRAVPPADESAAGRRREQRGWYVYDWACSVYSTSVLTVFLGPYLTEIAKSAADGDGYVHPLGIPVSAGSFFAYAVSASVIVSVFVMPLAGAAADRTGRKKPLLAVAAYLGAAATACMFFLDGDRYLLGGFLLIVANASLAVSMVLYNAYLPQIAPPQERDAVSSRGWAFGYAAGALVLVANLVLFLAHDTFGVSESTAVRICLASAGVWWGAFTLVPLRRLRDRKAPPSETSARGWRQLASTVRDMRRHPHTLSFLLAYLVYNDGVQTVISQASVYGSEELGLDQSTLIVAVLLVQVLAVAGALAMGRLARTYGAKRTILGSLVAWTVTIGAGFFLPAGAPVWFFVLAAGIGLVLGGSQALSRSLFSHLVPAGKEAEYFSAYEISDRGMAWLGPLIFGLTYQLTGSYRDAIVSLVAFFVIGFVLLARVPVRRAIRDAENPVPARI; from the coding sequence GTGGGCACCGACACCGTGCGGGCAGTGCCACCGGCCGACGAGAGCGCCGCCGGGCGACGGCGGGAGCAGCGCGGCTGGTACGTCTACGACTGGGCGTGCTCGGTCTACTCGACGAGCGTCCTGACGGTGTTCCTCGGCCCGTATCTGACGGAGATCGCCAAGTCGGCCGCGGACGGCGACGGATACGTCCACCCGCTGGGCATCCCGGTCAGTGCCGGGTCCTTCTTCGCGTACGCGGTGTCGGCGTCGGTGATCGTGTCGGTCTTCGTCATGCCCCTCGCGGGCGCCGCGGCCGACCGCACGGGCCGCAAGAAGCCGCTGCTCGCGGTGGCCGCCTATCTGGGGGCCGCGGCGACGGCGTGCATGTTCTTCCTGGACGGCGACCGCTATCTCCTCGGCGGCTTCCTGCTGATCGTCGCCAATGCCTCGCTCGCCGTCTCGATGGTGCTCTACAACGCCTATTTGCCGCAGATCGCCCCTCCACAGGAGCGTGACGCGGTCTCCTCGCGCGGCTGGGCGTTCGGCTACGCGGCGGGCGCGCTGGTCCTGGTGGCGAACCTGGTCCTGTTCCTGGCCCATGACACCTTCGGTGTCTCGGAGTCGACCGCCGTGCGCATCTGCCTGGCGTCGGCGGGCGTGTGGTGGGGCGCTTTCACCCTCGTACCGCTGCGGCGGCTGCGTGACCGCAAGGCGCCGCCTTCGGAGACGTCGGCCCGCGGCTGGCGGCAGCTGGCGTCGACCGTGCGCGACATGCGCCGCCATCCGCACACGCTGTCCTTCCTGCTCGCCTATCTCGTCTACAACGACGGCGTGCAGACCGTGATCTCCCAGGCGTCCGTGTACGGCTCCGAAGAGCTAGGCCTGGACCAGTCCACGCTGATCGTCGCGGTCCTCCTGGTCCAGGTGCTCGCGGTGGCGGGGGCGCTCGCCATGGGGCGCCTCGCACGGACGTACGGCGCCAAGCGCACCATCCTCGGCTCGCTCGTCGCGTGGACGGTGACGATCGGGGCCGGGTTCTTCCTGCCCGCGGGCGCACCGGTGTGGTTCTTCGTGCTCGCCGCGGGGATCGGTCTGGTGCTCGGCGGTTCGCAGGCGCTCTCGCGGTCACTGTTCTCGCATCTGGTGCCCGCGGGCAAGGAGGCCGAGTACTTCTCCGCGTACGAGATCAGTGATCGCGGCATGGCCTGGCTCGGGCCGCTGATCTTCGGCCTGACGTACCAGCTCACGGGGAGCTACCGGGACGCGATCGTCTCGCTCGTGGCCTTCTTCGTGATCGGTTTCGTGCTGCTCGCGCGGGTACCCGTACGGCGTGCGATCCGCGACGCGGAAAATCCCGTACCCGCCAGGATTTAG
- a CDS encoding RNA polymerase-binding protein RbpA, with protein MSERALRGTRLVVTSYETDRGIDLAPRQAVEYACQNGHRFEMPFSVEAEIPPEWECKVCGAQALLVDGDGPEEKKGKPARTHWDMLMERRTREELEEVLEERLAVLRSGAMNIAVHPRDSRKSA; from the coding sequence ATGAGTGAGCGAGCTCTTCGCGGCACGCGCCTCGTGGTGACCAGCTACGAGACCGACCGCGGCATCGACTTGGCTCCGCGCCAGGCCGTGGAGTACGCATGCCAGAACGGACATCGATTTGAGATGCCGTTCTCGGTAGAGGCGGAAATCCCGCCGGAGTGGGAGTGCAAGGTCTGCGGGGCCCAGGCACTCCTCGTAGACGGCGACGGACCTGAAGAGAAGAAGGGCAAGCCTGCGCGTACGCACTGGGACATGCTCATGGAGCGCCGTACTCGGGAAGAACTCGAGGAGGTCCTGGAGGAGCGCCTCGCGGTTCTCCGTTCAGGAGCCATGAACATCGCGGTGCATCCGCGGGACAGCCGCAAGTCCGCCTGA
- the fxsA gene encoding FxsA family membrane protein, with protein sequence MTTGVPPTHPARPRRSRVLRFLPLGIAAWLVLEIWLLTVVAGAAGGLTVFLLLVAGVVLGGMVIKHAGRRAFRELSEAVQQQQSGLAPHPSERGGGNALTMLGGLLIILPGLISDALGLLLLVPPVQKAVSRKAEKTFERKVREATTQGGLGDAFQQARMHRPDGKVVQGEVIRDDERPSRGSHPDDPQLPPR encoded by the coding sequence ATGACGACTGGCGTACCGCCCACCCACCCCGCCCGGCCCCGGCGCTCCCGCGTCCTCAGGTTCCTGCCGCTCGGCATCGCCGCGTGGCTGGTCCTGGAGATCTGGCTGCTCACCGTCGTGGCGGGCGCCGCCGGCGGGCTCACGGTGTTCTTGCTGCTCGTGGCCGGTGTCGTGCTCGGCGGCATGGTCATCAAGCACGCCGGGCGCCGCGCCTTCCGCGAGCTGAGCGAGGCGGTGCAACAGCAGCAGAGCGGTCTGGCGCCGCATCCCTCCGAGCGGGGCGGCGGCAATGCCCTGACGATGCTGGGCGGCCTGCTGATCATCCTGCCGGGGCTGATCTCCGACGCCCTGGGACTGCTCCTGCTGGTGCCGCCCGTCCAGAAGGCCGTCAGCCGTAAGGCGGAGAAGACTTTCGAGCGCAAGGTCCGGGAGGCCACCACGCAGGGCGGCCTCGGCGACGCCTTCCAGCAGGCGCGCATGCACCGCCCTGACGGCAAGGTCGTCCAGGGCGAGGTCATCAGGGACGACGAGCGGCCGTCGCGCGGCTCGCACCCGGACGACCCGCAGCTGCCGCCCCGCTGA
- a CDS encoding glycosyltransferase has protein sequence MNDGGGVSETGDQGRQFGPLGLALVIIPTYNEAENIQSIVGRVRLAVPEAHILVADDNSPDGTGKIADELVADDDHVHVLHRKGKEGLGAAYLAGFQWGLDNGYGVLVEMDADGSHQPEELPRLLTALKGADLVLGSRWVPGGRIVNWPKYREIISRGGSTYSRLMLDVPIRDVTGGFRAFRRETLEGIGLDEVASQGYCFQVDLARRAIKTGYHVVEVPITFVEREHGDSKMSQDIVAEALWRVTAWGVGERVGRVGRALGRKDAEGAQELPKDRKKL, from the coding sequence GTGAACGACGGCGGTGGGGTCTCCGAAACCGGTGACCAGGGGAGGCAGTTCGGCCCGCTCGGCCTGGCCTTGGTGATCATTCCGACCTACAACGAGGCGGAGAACATCCAGTCCATCGTCGGTCGTGTCAGGCTCGCCGTGCCCGAGGCGCACATCCTCGTCGCCGACGACAACAGCCCCGACGGCACCGGCAAGATCGCCGATGAGCTCGTGGCCGACGACGACCACGTCCACGTACTGCACCGCAAGGGCAAGGAAGGCCTCGGCGCGGCCTATCTCGCGGGCTTCCAGTGGGGCCTGGACAACGGCTACGGAGTGCTCGTCGAGATGGATGCCGATGGCTCCCACCAGCCCGAGGAGCTGCCCCGGCTGCTCACCGCGCTCAAGGGCGCCGACCTCGTCCTCGGCTCGCGCTGGGTGCCGGGAGGACGGATCGTCAACTGGCCCAAGTACCGCGAGATCATCTCGCGCGGCGGCAGCACGTACTCCCGGCTGATGCTCGACGTGCCGATCCGCGATGTCACCGGCGGCTTCCGCGCCTTCCGCCGCGAGACCCTCGAAGGCATCGGCCTCGACGAGGTCGCATCGCAGGGCTACTGCTTCCAGGTCGACCTGGCGCGCCGCGCGATCAAGACCGGCTATCACGTCGTCGAGGTGCCGATCACCTTCGTCGAGCGGGAGCACGGCGACAGCAAGATGAGCCAGGACATCGTCGCCGAGGCGCTGTGGCGCGTCACGGCGTGGGGCGTGGGCGAGCGGGTGGGCCGCGTGGGCCGTGCCCTGGGCCGCAAGGACGCGGAAGGGGCGCAGGAGCTCCCGAAGGACCGCAAGAAGCTCTGA
- a CDS encoding amidohydrolase — protein MSESTTPQNGPQGHRTVLLRGGEVHSPADPFATAMVVERGHVAWVGSEGAADAFADGVDEVVDLEGALVTPAFTDAHVHTTSTGLALTGLDLTGARSLDDALALVREHAAARPHDRVLLGHGWDAARWAGGRPPTRAELDEAAGGRPLYLSRIDVHSAVVTTALLDLVPGVTGRTGFHPDAPLTADAHHAVRAAALGALSPQQRTEAQRAALKHAASLGIGSVHECAGPEISGEDDLTGLLRLAADEAGPRVVGYWAQQGEEGVACAKELGAVGAAGDLFVDGSLGSHTACLHEPYADSGHSGTAYLDAAAVAAHVVACTEAGVQAGFHAIGDAAVTAVVEGIRAAAEKVGLARVRAARHRVEHAEMLTPETIAAFAELGLTASVQPAFDALWGGDDGMYVQRLGAERARTLNPYAALLRTGVPLAFGSDSPVTPLDPWGTVRAAAFHQTPEHRVSVRAAFTAHTRGGWRAIGRDDAGVLVPGAPADYAVWRAAELVVQAPDDRVARWSTDPRSGTPGLPDLTPGAELPVCLRTVVFGQPVFVRPDE, from the coding sequence ATGAGCGAGAGCACCACCCCCCAGAACGGCCCTCAGGGCCACCGCACCGTGCTGCTGCGCGGTGGCGAGGTCCACAGTCCCGCCGATCCGTTCGCCACGGCCATGGTCGTCGAACGCGGGCACGTCGCATGGGTGGGATCCGAGGGCGCGGCCGACGCCTTCGCCGACGGCGTGGACGAGGTCGTCGACCTCGAAGGGGCGCTCGTCACCCCCGCGTTCACCGATGCGCATGTGCACACCACGTCGACCGGACTCGCCCTGACGGGACTCGATCTGACGGGTGCACGCTCCCTCGACGACGCCCTCGCTCTCGTACGCGAACACGCCGCCGCCCGGCCGCACGACCGTGTCCTCCTCGGCCACGGCTGGGACGCGGCCCGTTGGGCGGGCGGCCGTCCGCCCACGCGCGCGGAACTCGACGAGGCGGCCGGCGGCCGTCCCCTCTACCTCTCCCGCATCGACGTCCACTCGGCCGTCGTCACCACGGCGCTGCTCGACCTCGTCCCCGGCGTCACCGGGCGCACGGGCTTCCACCCGGACGCACCGCTGACCGCCGACGCCCATCACGCGGTGCGCGCCGCCGCACTCGGCGCGCTCTCCCCGCAGCAGCGCACCGAGGCCCAGCGCGCGGCCCTGAAGCATGCCGCGTCCCTCGGCATCGGCTCCGTGCACGAGTGCGCGGGCCCCGAGATCTCCGGCGAGGACGACCTGACGGGGCTGCTTCGCCTCGCCGCCGACGAGGCCGGGCCGCGCGTCGTCGGCTACTGGGCACAGCAGGGCGAGGAAGGCGTCGCCTGTGCAAAGGAACTGGGGGCGGTCGGCGCCGCGGGTGACCTCTTCGTCGACGGCTCGCTCGGCTCGCACACCGCCTGCCTGCACGAGCCGTACGCCGACTCCGGTCACAGCGGCACCGCCTATCTGGACGCCGCCGCCGTCGCCGCGCACGTCGTCGCCTGCACCGAGGCAGGGGTCCAGGCGGGCTTCCACGCCATCGGCGACGCCGCGGTGACGGCCGTCGTGGAGGGGATCCGTGCCGCCGCCGAGAAGGTCGGCCTGGCCCGCGTCCGCGCGGCAAGGCACCGCGTCGAGCACGCCGAGATGCTCACCCCGGAGACGATCGCCGCCTTCGCGGAGCTCGGCCTCACCGCCTCCGTGCAGCCCGCCTTCGACGCCCTGTGGGGCGGCGACGACGGCATGTATGTCCAGCGCCTCGGCGCCGAACGGGCCCGCACCCTCAACCCGTACGCGGCCCTCCTGCGCACCGGCGTGCCGCTCGCCTTCGGCTCCGACAGCCCCGTCACCCCGCTCGACCCCTGGGGCACCGTCCGCGCCGCCGCGTTCCATCAGACCCCTGAGCACCGCGTGTCGGTGCGCGCCGCGTTCACCGCCCACACCCGGGGCGGCTGGCGGGCCATCGGCCGTGACGACGCCGGCGTCCTGGTACCGGGGGCGCCCGCCGACTACGCCGTCTGGCGCGCCGCGGAGCTCGTGGTCCAGGCCCCGGACGACCGGGTCGCGCGCTGGTCGACCGATCCGCGCTCCGGCACGCCGGGGCTGCCCGACCTGACCCCGGGCGCCGAACTCCCCGTCTGCCTGCGCACGGTGGTCTTCGGACAGCCGGTCTTCGTACGGCCGGACGAGTGA